TATAGGCCTCCAGCGACTGAACCTCAGTAGCCTGGACAATACATCTGCCAAATGATACATAAGAGAGGCAATAGCGGACATCCCTACCACAATCCTACCGCAGACTCAAAGAACAGTGATGGTATGCTATTCATTAGGATGGCAAAGGAAGGAGTCCGGATGCACCCCAAAATCCATCTAATCCACCGCTGGTGAAAACTGAAGCTCTCTAAGGATTGTGCCAGGAAGCTTCAGTTTATCGTGTCATAGACTCCTTCCATATCAAGCTTGATGCCCATCAAGCTCCTCCTTCCAGCCGCTTTTTGAAGATCGGCCATGAACTCTTGGGCTATCAGCAGATTGTCGAAGATGTTGCGCCCCCCAAAAACGCCCCTTGCTCAGGGCAGATGAGCCTTGGTAGAAGTCTCCCTACTCTTCTCACTATAATATTTGTAACTATCTTGTATAAGGTAATGCATAAGCTAATCAGATAATAGTAGCTCCATTGTGACGCATCTTGTCTTTTTGGAATCAGAGTGATGAAGATCTACTTTCACTCACATGGCATGCTGGCCAAAATGAAAAACTGTTGAACAACCTTAGTTATATCTTTCCTGATAATGTGCCAATATCTCTTGAAAAATACTAGAGGATAAACATCCGAGCCCGGTGCCTTCTCCTTAGCTAGCAACCAGAGTGCCTTCTGGATCTTCGTACTTGATACTGGCCAAATCAACTCTgcgttcttcttctttgtcaCCCTCAACACTGGTGCATGAGTTGTGGGTGATCCCCTACCACCCGACATGACTGTCCATCTGGATTTGAAGACTGCACTAGCACACTCCTAATAGCCTCAAGGTCCTCCATCATCTGCCCACTACTCTTACTGATGCTGCTAATTCTGTTTCTCTACTAGCAAATGACCGTCGATTGGTGGAAGAACTTGGTATTCCTGTCTTCCTTCCATAACCCATTGAATCCTCGACTTCTGGCTCCATAGGATTTTTTGTTGCCGAAGAAGTGAGTTGTGCATAGCTAAACAGGCTCTAAATTGTCCTTACTCCTCCTCCGTCAAGCCCCCCCTCCTCCCACTCCTAGAGGTGAGCAATTGAAACCTCAATCTTCTCAAGCCTTCTGAAGATGTTCCCCACCTCTACCCGATTCCACTTCTTAAGTCGGCGTTTGATCAACTCCAACTTCCCAGTCACCCTATACATCTCATTTCCCTGCACGGTCATCTGCCAAGCCTCTCTTACAACCTCCCACGACCAGGGGTAGGAAAGCCAAATCTTCTCAAAACAGAAAAGGCTACCCGTGATGTATGAAATGCCCGTTTCAGCACATACAAAAAAAGGGCTAAAAAAAGGGCACACAATCTAGGTACTCACCATAATAGGACAGTGGTCCAAAGCTATCCACGGTAGATGAGACACCCAAAAGTCCGACCAGTGCTGAATCCATTCTGCCGTGGCAAACACTCGGTCAATCTGCTTCCATACTCTCGCTTGGCCCCGTCTGTTATTGCACCAGATAGATCTCGTCCCGATGAATCCCAAATTAATCAGTCTATTCGCGGCAATGAACTCCTAAAATTTTCTGACTTCTATCTTACATGAAAATGCCATACCATTTATTTATTCAACTATCTTTCAACTACATTTAGCAAATTTTAAATGTAAAATATAGTATAAAATTCCAATTTTGATTCTACTTTGAAATACTAATTACCATAAATGTACTTTTTGCAGTTAGGTCCCAAAACATGATGGAATTTTATTACATTCTTTTTATCATAAAGTAACGGACCAGATCAACGAGCTTATTATTCTCAAAGAATTCCACTCCACTATCCCAGTGGTTTGATGGACCGTGGGGACGGGATCGGGCTCAGCAACATATCGCGGTCGCAGTACGAGGCGATAAACCGGTCCCGGTTCGGTCTAGACTTCTCTCGATCTCTTATCCCACGATCCCTCGAGAAACCCGAGTTTGCTTATTAGGGTTCCACTTCGTCGCCTCTTCCCCTTTTATTTTAGGAGCGCCAGCGATAGCCGCGGTCGATCCGGGCCGCCTCTCTTCCCAATTTCTTTGGCAGATTCTTCTTGACCCTGGGGAGCGATGATCGGCGCCATCCTCCCCCTCCCCGCCCCGCCCTCCGATGGCAATCTCGGCCCTATTCCCCCTGCCCAACTCCCCGACGAGAAGAACGATGACGAGAAAGCTAAAGAAGACCAACCCGCCGCCGCTCCGGCGCCGGCGGTGGCGACCCACACGAGGACCATCGGCATCATCCACCCTCCCCCTGACATCCGGATGATCATCGAAAAGACGGCCACTTTCGTCGCCAAGAACggccccgagttcgagaagcgcATCCTCGCCAACAACGCCGGCAACGCCAAGTTCAACTTCCTCATCCCCTCCGATCCCTACCACGCCTACTACCAGCACCGCGTCTCCGAATTCCGCTCCCAGCTTCAATCCTCCCAACAACCCGCCGCCGGCGCCGACTCCTCCCAGCAGCAGCAACCGCAGCCGCCCCCTCCCCCCGATTCTTCCGCCCCCGCCGTACCCTCTGGCGATTCTGCCGCCAAGCCCGACCCCGCCGCCCCGTTCCGCATCCCCCCTCGGAAGGTCCTCGAGCCGCCCGAGGCCGAGCAGTACACCGTCCGGCTCCCCGAGGGGATCACCGGGGAGGAGCTCGACATCATCAAGCTCACCGCCCAGTTCGTCGCCCGGAacgggaagggcttcttgaataATCTCTCGAATCGGGAGGCCACCAACCCGCAGTTCCACTTCCTGCGGCCCACCCACAGCATGTTCACCTTCTTCACCGCGCTCACGGACGCCTACTCCAAGGTGCTCATGCCGCCCAAGGGGGTCGCGGAGAAGCTGCGGAACGGCGTGACCGACATGACCACGGTGCTCGAGCGGTGCCTGCACCGCCTCGAGTGGGAGCGGTCCCAGGAGCAGGCGAGGCAGAAGGCCGAGGACGAGATCGAGCAGGAGAGGCTGCATATGGCGATGATCGACTGGCATGATTTCGTCGTGGTGGAGACCATCGAGTTCGCTGACGACGAGGATGAAGAGCTGCCGGTGCCGATGACACTGGAGGACGTTATCAGGAGGAGCAAGATGTCAGCTTTGGACGATCAAGTGCCGATGGAGACCGTCGAGCCAGGAAAGGAGGTGGAGATGGAGATGGACGAGGAGGAGGTCCAGCTTGTAGAAGAAGGCATGAGGGCGGCGAGACTGGATGAGAATGGCGAGGTTGAGAACAAGAGCAAAGCAGAGGCGGCTCCTGCAGATGAACCGGAGCCTCCAATGAGGATAGTAAAGAACTGGAAGCGGCCAGAGGAGAGGATCCCTGCCGAAAGAGACGCGACCAAGTTTGTCATCTCCCCGATCACCGGCGAGCTGATTCCAATTAATGAGATGGCCGAGCACATGCGAATCTCGCTCATAGATCCCAAGTACAAGGAGCAGAAGGAGAGGATGATGGCAAAGATCCGGGAGACGACCCTTGCTGCCGATGATGAGATCTCTAGGAACATCGTGGGGCTCGCTCGAACCCGTCCTGATATCTTTGGGACCACGGAGGAAGAAGTCTCGAATGCTGTTAAGGCGGAGATCGCGAAGAAGAAAGATGAACAGCCGAAGCAGGTCATATGGGACGGGCACTCCAGTAGCATTGGCCGCACTGCGACTCAAGCCTTCTCCCAGAGTTTTTCCGGCGAGGAACAAGCGGATGCTAACAATAATGATGATGAGAGGACTCTTCCGGGccctgctcctcctcctccgaagCCCGGCGTACCATCAGTGCGTCCTCTCCCGCCACCACCGGGATTGGTTCTGAATATTCCTCGTTTCCCTCCAAATGCAGCCCCTTATTCTTCCGCCGGCGCCGCCAGTGGAGGTATGTTTGCCCCGCCGCCAAGGCCTGGAATTGTCCCCATGATTTCATCTGTGAGGCCTCCAGCTCCATCAATGCCTATGACTTCAACCCAGCAGCCTGTTATGATGAGCCGGCCACCATCCATTCCTGTACCACCACCACCCGGATCACAGTTCACTCCCTTGGTGGCTCCCCGACCATATATGCCCATGCCGCCACCTAACATGCCAATGGTCCTGCCGCCGCCTCTTCCACAAGGGTTgccgccaccacctcctcccgaGGAAGCTCCTCCACCGCTACCTGATGAGCCGGAGCCAAAGAGACAGAGGACTGATGATGTTTCACTCGTACCAGAGGATCAATTCCTTGCTCAGCATCCGGTAATGCCTATTATGATCTTGAACATTTCCTGTTGTTAtatgcttcttttttcttcaagaTTTTAGTCTTGTATTTATTTTAATCATTCAATGGATTGACTAATGATTACAGGGTAAACAACTAATCTACCTATTACTTTTGTAGGGACCTGTTCGCATTTCTGTATCTGTTCCCAATGTTGATGAAGGAAACTTGAAAGGCCAGATGCTGGAGATCATGATCCAGTCTTTGTCTGAGACTGTTGGCAGTCTCAAGGAGAAGATTGCTGGGGAGATTCAACTTCCTGCTAATAAGCAGAAATTGAGCAGCCGAGCAGGATTTCTGAAGGACAATCTTACTCTTGCTTATTACAACATTGGCGCTGGAGAGACACTAACTCTTGCTCTAAGGGAGCGTGGTGGGAGAAAGAAATGATCTCTCCTTTTGTTGCATTGGAAGGTTACCATGGAAACGTTTTCAGGATGAGACTTTTGCTTTCAGGAGGTGGATATTAAAACTTACCTAGGTTAGTAACTGATGAAATTTCCTGATTCTTAGTGCAGATGTGCAATTAGGTTGTGATCTTTTCTGATGTGTTATTGCAGAATGCCATGTCTTCCTCCAGAGTGCAAGGCGGCCATGGCATTATCTATTGCTATTTTGTACTTATGGTGTCCACTACTctcatttctctctcttttgtaacTGGTGCATTTCTTGTGTATGTTTTACAACTATAAATGATATTAAGGGTCTATTGAATATTTTTTAAGTCAATGCCTTCTATGTCCTGTATAATTTCAATTCTACTGCATGGTCCAGAGGTTCTACTTTCCATAGGGCAGTTTCTAAAAGGTTGGTTATATTATTCTTTATGTTATAAAGGTTGATGATGCTTATTATACATGCAATGCCTTTTACACCATATTCAGCAGTTCCCATGTAGGACCGATTGGGTTACA
This portion of the Phoenix dactylifera cultivar Barhee BC4 chromosome 11, palm_55x_up_171113_PBpolish2nd_filt_p, whole genome shotgun sequence genome encodes:
- the LOC103714453 gene encoding probable splicing factor 3A subunit 1 yields the protein MIGAILPLPAPPSDGNLGPIPPAQLPDEKNDDEKAKEDQPAAAPAPAVATHTRTIGIIHPPPDIRMIIEKTATFVAKNGPEFEKRILANNAGNAKFNFLIPSDPYHAYYQHRVSEFRSQLQSSQQPAAGADSSQQQQPQPPPPPDSSAPAVPSGDSAAKPDPAAPFRIPPRKVLEPPEAEQYTVRLPEGITGEELDIIKLTAQFVARNGKGFLNNLSNREATNPQFHFLRPTHSMFTFFTALTDAYSKVLMPPKGVAEKLRNGVTDMTTVLERCLHRLEWERSQEQARQKAEDEIEQERLHMAMIDWHDFVVVETIEFADDEDEELPVPMTLEDVIRRSKMSALDDQVPMETVEPGKEVEMEMDEEEVQLVEEGMRAARLDENGEVENKSKAEAAPADEPEPPMRIVKNWKRPEERIPAERDATKFVISPITGELIPINEMAEHMRISLIDPKYKEQKERMMAKIRETTLAADDEISRNIVGLARTRPDIFGTTEEEVSNAVKAEIAKKKDEQPKQVIWDGHSSSIGRTATQAFSQSFSGEEQADANNNDDERTLPGPAPPPPKPGVPSVRPLPPPPGLVLNIPRFPPNAAPYSSAGAASGGMFAPPPRPGIVPMISSVRPPAPSMPMTSTQQPVMMSRPPSIPVPPPPGSQFTPLVAPRPYMPMPPPNMPMVLPPPLPQGLPPPPPPEEAPPPLPDEPEPKRQRTDDVSLVPEDQFLAQHPGPVRISVSVPNVDEGNLKGQMLEIMIQSLSETVGSLKEKIAGEIQLPANKQKLSSRAGFLKDNLTLAYYNIGAGETLTLALRERGGRKK